One part of the Armatimonadota bacterium genome encodes these proteins:
- a CDS encoding TrkA family potassium uptake protein, with protein MYVVIVGGGNVGQQLSKKLLARGHEVLLLEKDGGQAQKLGNLLGDEHIMHGDGCDILVQKAAGFKRADIVVSVTGEDEDNLICCQLAKEVWDVKRVVARVNDPTHESVFREIGIDDTVSATGIIFSLIDQQIASDELIPVGHLHKGAVEIVESILSEKSKLLGVAVREIALPQGSFIVYLFRDGVGMPVNGDTRFLAGDMIVAMVPTARAEELRAVFSDIS; from the coding sequence ATGTACGTTGTCATTGTGGGCGGCGGGAACGTGGGCCAGCAACTCTCGAAAAAGTTGCTCGCCCGCGGCCATGAAGTCCTCTTGCTTGAAAAGGATGGGGGGCAAGCCCAAAAGCTGGGCAACCTCCTGGGCGACGAACACATCATGCACGGCGACGGATGCGACATCCTGGTGCAAAAAGCCGCTGGTTTCAAACGGGCCGACATCGTTGTGAGCGTGACCGGCGAAGACGAAGACAACTTGATCTGCTGCCAACTCGCCAAAGAAGTCTGGGATGTCAAACGGGTTGTGGCGCGTGTGAACGACCCCACCCACGAATCGGTTTTCCGGGAGATCGGGATCGACGACACGGTATCTGCGACGGGGATCATTTTCAGCCTGATCGACCAGCAAATCGCCTCCGACGAATTGATCCCGGTGGGCCACCTCCACAAAGGGGCCGTGGAAATCGTCGAGAGCATCCTCAGCGAAAAAAGCAAATTGCTCGGGGTCGCCGTCCGGGAAATAGCCTTGCCGCAAGGTTCGTTCATCGTTTACCTTTTCCGCGACGGAGTCGGGATGCCGGTCAACGGCGACACGCGGTTCCTCGCCGGCGACATGATTGTTGCAATGGTCCCCACCGCCCGGGCTGAAGAACTTCGGGCCGTCTTCAGCGATATCAGTTGA
- a CDS encoding TrkA family potassium uptake protein has protein sequence MKVVILGCGRSGASLALQLSAAGHEVTVVEKNPESLRRLGKTYPCRIVLGSGLDLDTLERADVRTCEVFFAMTRGDNTNLMAAQIVKRNFKVERVAVKVADPLRAEAYRKLGLFTINAAALLAGMCRDWMVGAEFQPIDQYNAGTVAEGFEL, from the coding sequence ATGAAAGTCGTCATCCTGGGATGCGGCCGCTCCGGTGCCTCTCTCGCCCTCCAACTTTCGGCTGCCGGACACGAGGTGACGGTCGTTGAAAAGAACCCAGAATCCTTGCGCCGCCTTGGCAAAACTTACCCTTGCCGCATTGTGCTGGGGAGCGGCCTTGATTTGGACACGTTGGAAAGAGCGGATGTGCGCACCTGCGAGGTCTTTTTCGCCATGACCCGCGGCGACAACACCAACCTGATGGCGGCCCAAATCGTCAAGCGGAACTTTAAAGTGGAACGAGTGGCGGTAAAAGTCGCCGACCCCTTGCGGGCCGAAGCGTATCGCAAACTCGGGCTGTTCACCATCAACGCGGCGGCCCTCCTGGCCGGCATGTGCCGCGATTGGATGGTCGGTGCCGAATTCCAACCCATCGACCAATACAACGCTGGCACGGTTGCCGAGGGGTTTGAACTGTGA
- a CDS encoding ACT domain-containing protein produces MSDRIATAVSEAQRERALLMESLASDPRGDEWCRRLSSVYDNLWREIWLEARNRYVGIPDCSIVATGSYGRQESAPHSDVDIAFVPVEAGSELESAIRWMFLTAHEVFGKSLNVRLSYVYRLASDLPGLDSVSLSNLLDGRHVAGPSGPFQSLAGAMWAAFPTSDFLNAKLEERRQEYHKTHGTPLVTQPHLKLGAGGLRDFHSSNWIGLAIGERPASAPPEFDFILKIRNLLHLAAGKQLDELNYARREEVARILGLDSFELGSQIASAMARIYHQNRLSQKRLTENRYRLGPFAHAVRGEARLEPGSPAGMAAVVLADATRIGLELPTSLPPLKPDAGPEFVTALTSGAKTIRALGATGIFRVAFPELSACEFLMPRDASHQYSVYEHTLKALEQFESIAPGSAMWEVKQQLTDPAALILALLFHDLGKAVLETSHSESGARIALETMQRWELDEALIQTVVWLVREHLTMSQTIRTRDIDLPETVMEFIDGIPDQEALCALTLLTYCDVQSVGPDIWTPVQETYLLTLFERAQHLMQNQDFPDVLESDAARRVLRNAPNSEMGDLAAFLDAMPAHYLLSTPGESIVQHSRLFSEIAEGEVLLDFQDHRDLGLTEVTVAMRDRPGILPEILGVFYSHNLSIQNLRCSTSTGEPAGIIDTFLLSKAGRPVDQRQRRSISQDLRSVLLGEFAVDDLLRQRSKDPSRQQQFFTLEILERDPVILEIRAPKGRGLAFRLSRVISQQGLSILSARLGQWAGSASAGFYVYDPSGRPVDTRALRSAFSGGEP; encoded by the coding sequence ATGAGCGACCGCATCGCCACCGCCGTCTCCGAGGCGCAACGGGAGAGGGCCCTCCTGATGGAGTCACTGGCATCAGATCCCCGAGGGGATGAGTGGTGCCGGCGGTTGTCTTCCGTGTACGACAACCTGTGGAGGGAGATATGGCTTGAGGCTCGCAACCGGTATGTCGGCATTCCCGATTGTTCGATTGTTGCCACCGGGAGTTATGGCCGCCAAGAATCAGCCCCCCATTCCGATGTGGACATCGCCTTTGTCCCGGTAGAAGCCGGTTCTGAACTCGAATCAGCGATCCGGTGGATGTTCTTGACCGCCCACGAGGTCTTTGGCAAGTCGCTGAACGTGCGGCTGAGCTATGTCTACCGGCTGGCTTCCGACCTTCCTGGCTTAGATAGCGTCAGCCTCAGCAACCTCCTTGATGGCCGCCATGTCGCCGGCCCGAGCGGTCCGTTCCAATCCCTTGCCGGGGCCATGTGGGCGGCCTTCCCGACAAGCGACTTTTTGAATGCAAAACTGGAAGAGAGGCGGCAGGAGTACCACAAAACCCACGGTACGCCATTGGTGACCCAACCCCACCTCAAACTCGGTGCAGGCGGATTGAGGGATTTTCATTCATCAAATTGGATCGGACTCGCGATTGGGGAACGTCCGGCATCTGCCCCGCCAGAGTTCGATTTCATCCTCAAGATCCGCAACCTTCTGCATTTGGCGGCAGGCAAGCAACTGGACGAGCTGAACTATGCCCGGAGGGAGGAAGTCGCCCGTATTTTGGGTCTGGATAGTTTTGAGTTGGGATCGCAAATTGCCAGCGCCATGGCGAGGATTTACCACCAGAACCGGCTGAGCCAGAAGCGCTTGACCGAAAACCGGTACCGGCTCGGACCGTTTGCCCATGCCGTGCGGGGCGAAGCCCGGCTAGAGCCAGGTTCACCGGCGGGCATGGCTGCCGTAGTTCTGGCCGATGCAACCAGGATCGGGCTGGAACTTCCCACATCGCTCCCGCCGCTGAAGCCAGATGCCGGGCCTGAGTTCGTGACAGCCTTGACATCGGGGGCCAAAACAATCCGCGCGCTTGGGGCAACCGGGATATTCCGGGTCGCTTTCCCAGAGTTGTCGGCATGTGAATTTTTAATGCCGCGGGACGCTTCGCACCAGTATTCTGTTTATGAACACACGCTCAAAGCTCTGGAGCAATTCGAATCAATTGCCCCCGGTTCGGCGATGTGGGAAGTCAAACAACAATTGACCGACCCGGCCGCTTTGATCCTGGCGTTGCTGTTCCACGACCTGGGCAAAGCCGTCCTTGAGACAAGCCATTCGGAATCTGGGGCCCGAATCGCGCTCGAAACCATGCAGCGTTGGGAATTGGATGAAGCCCTCATCCAAACCGTCGTCTGGCTGGTTCGGGAGCATCTCACGATGAGTCAAACCATCCGTACCCGGGACATCGACCTCCCCGAGACGGTGATGGAGTTCATTGACGGCATTCCGGACCAAGAGGCCCTTTGCGCATTGACCCTGCTCACCTATTGCGACGTGCAAAGCGTTGGGCCAGACATCTGGACACCCGTCCAAGAAACTTACCTATTGACATTGTTTGAACGCGCCCAGCACCTGATGCAGAACCAAGACTTCCCCGACGTTTTGGAATCGGACGCGGCGAGGCGGGTTTTGAGGAACGCGCCAAACAGTGAGATGGGGGATTTGGCCGCGTTTTTGGATGCCATGCCGGCCCATTACCTTCTGAGCACGCCTGGCGAATCGATCGTACAACATAGCCGACTGTTTTCCGAGATTGCCGAGGGCGAAGTGCTTTTGGATTTCCAAGACCACCGCGACTTGGGCCTGACAGAGGTCACGGTTGCCATGCGGGATCGCCCTGGGATCCTTCCGGAGATCTTGGGTGTGTTCTACTCCCACAACTTGTCCATCCAAAACCTCCGCTGTTCGACCTCTACCGGCGAGCCGGCGGGCATCATCGACACGTTCCTGCTTTCCAAGGCTGGGCGGCCGGTCGACCAGCGGCAGAGGCGGTCCATCAGTCAGGATCTCCGATCAGTCTTGCTGGGGGAATTCGCCGTGGATGACTTGCTGCGGCAACGAAGCAAGGACCCATCCCGCCAGCAACAGTTCTTCACATTGGAGATTTTGGAGCGGGATCCCGTCATTCTAGAAATTCGCGCCCCCAAAGGCCGAGGCCTCGCGTTCCGGTTGTCGCGCGTCATCAGCCAGCAGGGCCTGAGCATCCTTTCCGCGCGGCTCGGTCAATGGGCCGGCTCGGCCAGCGCCGGCTTTTACGTTTATGACCCGAGCGGGCGCCCGGTGGACACCCGAGCATTGAGGTCAGCATTTTCTGGTGGCGAACCTTAA
- a CDS encoding sigma-70 family RNA polymerase sigma factor — protein sequence MAEEWTLQQAADLKLDELTCIGRLRTGDDAAMNMVVARHRDRLIRVAANLLHDRHEAEDIAQESFIKAFREIGKLRDDRAFSGYIYKICVRLCMDRIRSRKPTSESQELGEGGTDNRVETKILVHELLECLPEDQRQTLILREIEQLSYDEVADALGIPVGTVRSRLHAAREKFRAVYLDAVGGTFK from the coding sequence ATGGCAGAAGAATGGACTTTGCAGCAAGCGGCTGACCTCAAGCTCGACGAGCTCACATGCATCGGTCGGCTGCGGACGGGCGACGATGCGGCGATGAACATGGTTGTTGCCCGCCACCGGGATCGTTTGATCCGGGTAGCCGCCAACCTGCTCCATGACCGACACGAAGCCGAGGACATCGCCCAAGAATCGTTCATCAAGGCCTTCCGCGAAATCGGCAAACTCCGGGACGACCGCGCGTTCAGTGGATACATCTACAAAATCTGCGTACGGCTCTGCATGGATCGGATCCGGAGCCGGAAGCCAACCTCTGAATCGCAGGAACTTGGAGAAGGCGGCACGGACAACCGGGTTGAAACCAAGATCCTCGTCCACGAACTCTTGGAATGCCTCCCCGAGGATCAACGGCAAACCTTGATCCTGAGGGAAATTGAGCAACTGAGCTACGACGAAGTCGCCGACGCTTTGGGCATACCCGTTGGAACCGTCCGATCTCGGCTCCATGCCGCCCGCGAAAAGTTCCGAGCGGTTTATTTGGATGCGGTCGGGGGGACGTTCAAGTGA
- a CDS encoding glycogen debranching enzyme family protein, whose protein sequence is MPARIRRIKSEICRNYARASRLEWILTNGIGGFAMGTVAGNNARRYHGHLVAATKPPEIRTVLLSGLEAYISIQGETHGLSSNQYVGTVHPEGYKFLEGFGYGDHVEWIWDFGGQRIRKQLGIHTGHNAVTVRYSNLGAEPATLSLRPLVSHKFYHNNFRVTDFYPELLMFPDDRTALTHQGVSLTLDHPGASRTPATGWYYRFEHQRESERGLDPIDDLFCPCELRYFLGSGESVSLVAAEGEPPPALEFGEAAMSDGEPVDHTLQAGARHFIVRSPQRTGVIAGYPWFTDWGRDTMISLPGICLETGHIEDAKSILRGYAGQMKQGLIPNRFVDKGDSPDYNTVDASLWFGNAVYATLEADWDGDFALEALGWLAEVVEWHLKGTLYGIHVDPDDGLVSQGEPGLQLTWMDAKVGEWVVTPRHGKPVEVNGLWVNLLRVAAHLARKLGSPSTAYENLADKAEISMRAKFWHPRIGHFLDTIEPDDASLRPNQLIAMALPFAPLGGDEAAIALGKIERELLTPMGLRTLGPKEAAYVGRFDGPLDKRDAAYHQGTVWPWLLGPYVSAVLRVTGDKKRAQAALTHIVGSLDSYGLDGIAEVYDGDPPQFPGGCPWQAWSVGEVLRAWRECNR, encoded by the coding sequence GTGCCGGCCCGGATCAGACGCATCAAGAGTGAAATCTGCCGCAACTATGCCCGGGCATCCCGGCTCGAATGGATCCTGACAAACGGGATTGGCGGGTTCGCTATGGGAACCGTCGCCGGCAACAATGCCCGCCGGTACCACGGGCACCTGGTTGCCGCCACCAAGCCACCAGAAATCCGGACGGTGCTCCTTTCGGGATTAGAGGCCTACATATCGATTCAGGGCGAAACCCACGGCCTGAGCAGCAACCAATATGTCGGTACGGTGCACCCAGAAGGGTACAAGTTTTTGGAAGGGTTCGGTTACGGCGACCACGTCGAATGGATCTGGGATTTCGGCGGTCAGCGCATCCGAAAGCAATTGGGGATCCACACGGGGCATAATGCGGTCACTGTCCGGTATTCCAACCTTGGCGCAGAACCGGCCACGCTCAGCCTGCGCCCGCTTGTCTCGCACAAGTTCTATCACAACAACTTCCGAGTCACGGATTTTTATCCAGAGTTGTTGATGTTCCCCGATGACCGGACCGCCCTCACCCACCAAGGGGTTTCGCTGACTTTGGATCACCCTGGGGCCAGCCGGACGCCTGCCACCGGGTGGTATTACCGGTTCGAGCACCAGCGCGAGTCCGAGCGCGGTTTGGATCCAATCGACGACCTGTTTTGCCCCTGTGAGCTCCGCTACTTCCTGGGATCCGGCGAATCGGTGTCATTGGTGGCGGCAGAAGGGGAGCCGCCGCCGGCCCTGGAATTTGGGGAGGCCGCCATGTCGGACGGCGAACCGGTCGATCATACGCTCCAAGCAGGAGCCCGGCACTTCATCGTCCGATCTCCGCAGCGCACAGGAGTGATCGCGGGATACCCCTGGTTCACCGATTGGGGTCGCGACACCATGATCTCGCTACCAGGAATCTGCTTGGAAACCGGTCACATTGAAGATGCCAAGTCGATCCTGCGCGGCTATGCCGGCCAAATGAAACAGGGCCTGATCCCAAACCGGTTTGTTGACAAGGGCGACTCTCCCGATTACAACACAGTCGATGCGTCGCTCTGGTTTGGCAATGCCGTTTATGCCACTTTGGAAGCCGATTGGGACGGCGATTTTGCCCTGGAAGCGTTGGGGTGGCTTGCCGAGGTGGTGGAATGGCACCTAAAGGGCACCCTTTATGGGATCCATGTCGACCCGGATGACGGATTGGTTTCTCAAGGCGAGCCGGGTCTGCAACTGACCTGGATGGATGCCAAGGTCGGGGAATGGGTTGTGACGCCGCGGCATGGCAAGCCGGTTGAAGTTAACGGGCTTTGGGTCAACCTTTTGAGGGTGGCCGCCCATTTGGCCAGAAAGTTGGGCAGCCCTTCTACCGCATATGAGAATCTTGCCGACAAAGCAGAGATTTCGATGCGGGCGAAGTTTTGGCATCCCCGGATCGGGCACTTTTTGGACACCATCGAACCAGACGATGCCTCGTTGCGGCCGAACCAATTGATCGCCATGGCATTGCCGTTTGCCCCGCTGGGCGGGGATGAGGCGGCCATTGCGCTCGGCAAGATCGAACGGGAACTCCTTACGCCGATGGGTTTGCGCACCCTGGGCCCAAAAGAAGCGGCCTATGTCGGCCGGTTCGATGGGCCGCTCGACAAGCGGGACGCGGCCTACCACCAGGGCACCGTGTGGCCCTGGCTTTTGGGGCCATATGTGAGTGCCGTGCTGCGGGTGACCGGGGACAAAAAGAGGGCCCAGGCGGCGCTGACCCACATTGTGGGTAGCCTGGATAGCTACGGTTTGGACGGCATTGCGGAAGTTTATGACGGCGACCCGCCGCAGTTCCCGGGCGGTTGCCCTTGGCAGGCCTGGAGCGTTGGGGAAGTTCTACGGGCTTGGCGGGAATGCAACCGGTAG
- the dnaN gene encoding DNA polymerase III subunit beta: MKVTVSKKELSDALNIAAGASSVRTALPVLASIKIAAVGSGVTLTGCDGEMWAQATCPAQVESEGFVCVQQKLLSDIAAQLPDGEVEISLEGTQVFLRIGASEWKLMAYPADEFPPVPDVEATGTLTLKFGQLIKGLSSVMFAVSDDTSRPVLTGVLFTYDGSNLTLVATDTHRMAVHKVAQEGIGNQVTAIVPEKALRVVRSLGLGMDDEITLGMSENRLVVDIGSAKLVSQLLVGQYPNWERVVPAEYTRVWTMDRDELSINVKRAMILARDSANRIRFSGQGEKIVISARSEDKGEAKEEVAMVAKNGDVDIAFNGRYVIEALGALEGEGVRAEMTESSRPAILRPTDSDDTFCVVMPMAMG; encoded by the coding sequence ATGAAAGTAACGGTAAGTAAAAAGGAACTGAGCGATGCGCTCAACATCGCAGCGGGAGCGTCGTCCGTCCGGACGGCCCTCCCCGTTCTCGCATCGATTAAGATCGCGGCAGTAGGGAGCGGCGTCACGCTCACCGGGTGTGATGGAGAAATGTGGGCGCAGGCGACCTGCCCGGCCCAAGTGGAATCCGAAGGGTTTGTCTGCGTCCAGCAGAAGCTCCTTTCCGATATCGCCGCCCAACTCCCCGACGGCGAGGTCGAAATCAGTCTGGAAGGAACCCAAGTCTTCCTCCGGATCGGTGCCTCCGAATGGAAACTCATGGCCTATCCGGCCGACGAATTCCCCCCTGTTCCCGACGTTGAGGCAACCGGCACGCTCACCCTAAAGTTCGGCCAGCTCATCAAAGGTTTGTCCAGCGTCATGTTTGCCGTAAGCGACGACACCAGCCGGCCCGTGTTGACCGGGGTTTTGTTCACCTACGACGGCAGCAACCTGACCTTGGTCGCAACCGACACCCACCGGATGGCCGTGCACAAGGTCGCCCAAGAAGGCATCGGCAACCAAGTCACCGCTATCGTCCCAGAAAAAGCCCTGCGGGTTGTCCGCAGCTTGGGGCTTGGGATGGATGACGAGATCACATTGGGCATGAGCGAAAATCGCCTGGTTGTCGATATCGGTTCGGCAAAACTGGTTTCGCAGCTCCTTGTGGGGCAATATCCCAACTGGGAGCGCGTCGTGCCGGCCGAATACACCCGGGTGTGGACCATGGATCGCGACGAACTGAGCATCAATGTCAAGCGCGCAATGATCTTGGCCCGCGACAGCGCCAACCGCATCCGCTTCAGCGGACAAGGCGAGAAGATTGTGATCTCCGCCCGCAGCGAAGACAAAGGCGAAGCCAAAGAGGAAGTCGCGATGGTCGCCAAAAACGGCGATGTGGACATCGCCTTCAACGGCCGCTATGTCATCGAAGCCCTCGGTGCCCTGGAAGGCGAAGGTGTCCGTGCCGAAATGACCGAATCCAGCCGCCCTGCCATCCTCCGCCCCACGGACAGCGACGACACGTTCTGCGTTGTCATGCCGATGGCCATGGGTTAA
- a CDS encoding sigma-70 family RNA polymerase sigma factor, with protein sequence MNGLYQLYGEKIFRYTYRMLGNRSDAEDATAETFLRVLRRANDLRADGAFKTWLFRIARNLCIDKMRQPKLLEISGERSYTGTEERAALRVTVQNALNELPMDYREPLILCDLEDISAKEAAETLGISVPALKSRLYRGRKALREKLGGSLEKLK encoded by the coding sequence ATGAACGGGTTGTATCAGCTTTATGGCGAAAAGATCTTTCGCTATACCTACCGGATGCTAGGAAACCGGTCGGATGCTGAAGACGCGACGGCAGAAACATTTTTGCGGGTCCTGCGGAGGGCAAACGACCTCCGCGCCGACGGGGCCTTCAAAACGTGGCTGTTCCGGATCGCCCGCAACCTGTGCATCGACAAAATGCGCCAACCGAAACTGCTTGAGATTTCGGGGGAACGGTCGTACACTGGGACTGAGGAACGGGCAGCCCTGAGGGTGACGGTTCAGAACGCTCTGAACGAACTCCCGATGGATTACCGCGAACCTTTGATTCTTTGCGACCTCGAGGACATTTCGGCCAAGGAAGCGGCCGAGACCCTGGGCATCAGCGTGCCTGCGCTCAAGTCGCGGCTCTACCGCGGCCGGAAGGCACTGCGCGAGAAACTGGGTGGCTCGTTGGAGAAACTGAAATGA
- a CDS encoding DUF4397 domain-containing protein, with protein sequence MVKRLCLLAIIGALFLLFGCGGGGGSSDTRPTVLFINASADAGDLDFRLDDSAFATGLAYTVTNASLSAIDFKGPDVDGWDVSLHTNPGNAEIDRQAIVFNRDTDNLVIAHGILNYPAGEPLKRLRFNTFTFDRKSPNGNKAKLIVYHGLELGAGLTTPQIVFKSPGQNSLYTTPAIDPGGNAVITVDSGNQTFDVQRQGTDGVFVTVTQNLKAGAVYLVLVSGIDQDPVPARQAKVTFIELPGKL encoded by the coding sequence ATGGTCAAGAGGCTGTGCCTTCTCGCAATCATTGGTGCCCTGTTCCTGCTGTTCGGTTGTGGCGGCGGCGGAGGCAGTTCGGACACACGCCCAACGGTGCTGTTCATCAATGCCTCGGCAGATGCCGGCGACCTTGATTTCCGGCTCGACGACTCGGCGTTTGCGACGGGCTTGGCCTACACGGTCACGAATGCCTCCCTTTCTGCGATCGATTTCAAAGGCCCGGATGTAGACGGTTGGGATGTTTCGCTCCACACGAACCCCGGCAACGCCGAGATCGACCGCCAAGCCATCGTCTTCAACCGCGACACCGACAACTTGGTAATTGCCCACGGAATCTTAAACTACCCGGCCGGCGAACCTCTCAAGCGATTGCGGTTCAACACGTTCACCTTTGACCGAAAGTCCCCGAACGGCAACAAGGCCAAGCTGATCGTCTACCACGGATTGGAACTCGGAGCCGGATTGACGACTCCCCAAATCGTGTTCAAATCGCCGGGGCAAAACTCCCTCTACACGACCCCGGCTATCGATCCGGGCGGCAATGCCGTGATCACCGTGGATTCAGGCAACCAAACCTTCGATGTCCAAAGGCAAGGAACCGACGGCGTGTTTGTGACCGTGACCCAAAACTTGAAGGCAGGCGCGGTTTATCTGGTGCTCGTCAGCGGGATCGACCAAGATCCGGTTCCGGCCCGTCAGGCGAAAGTCACGTTCATCGAACTTCCGGGCAAACTTTGA
- the ilvE gene encoding branched-chain-amino-acid transaminase has product MQKLVWFNGEVSPLESATVPAADHAHLYGDGLFEGIRIYGGKVFKLDEHLERLYHGCKFLNFRMEMDQPSLRAQILDVCRQSGIEDGYIRLNVTRGTALGLDPKAVKTPPNVMIMVSTLALYTPDMYETGLNVITTSYRVAPPSTLDQRLKCIGRYAYHILAKEEANRAGAGEGLMLNHEGYVAECTGDNIFIFKDGVLKTPHPSQGLLCGITRNTVIELARNAGIEVVEEVMTRYDILSADEAFLTGTAAEVIPMVSLDNRPIGDGAPGAKTRHIITLFREETKHGVPIGAVTV; this is encoded by the coding sequence ATGCAAAAGCTCGTTTGGTTCAATGGCGAGGTCTCTCCGCTGGAATCCGCGACCGTCCCAGCTGCCGACCACGCTCATCTTTACGGCGACGGCCTTTTTGAGGGGATCCGGATCTATGGCGGCAAAGTCTTTAAGCTGGACGAGCACTTGGAGCGCCTTTATCACGGGTGCAAGTTCCTCAATTTCCGCATGGAAATGGATCAGCCTTCGTTGCGGGCGCAGATTTTGGACGTGTGCCGGCAGTCCGGGATCGAAGACGGGTACATCCGACTGAACGTGACGAGGGGGACGGCCCTTGGGTTGGATCCCAAAGCCGTGAAAACGCCGCCCAACGTGATGATCATGGTTTCGACCCTGGCTTTGTACACCCCGGACATGTATGAAACGGGCCTGAACGTCATCACCACCAGCTATCGCGTCGCCCCGCCGAGCACGTTAGACCAACGGCTCAAATGCATTGGCCGCTACGCCTATCACATCTTGGCCAAGGAGGAAGCGAACCGGGCCGGCGCCGGCGAAGGATTGATGCTCAACCACGAAGGGTATGTGGCTGAATGCACGGGCGACAACATTTTCATCTTCAAAGATGGCGTCCTCAAAACCCCCCACCCAAGCCAGGGTCTGCTGTGCGGAATCACCCGCAACACCGTCATCGAGCTGGCCCGGAACGCCGGGATCGAGGTGGTCGAGGAAGTCATGACCCGATATGACATCTTGAGCGCCGATGAAGCCTTCCTGACCGGTACGGCGGCCGAGGTCATCCCCATGGTCTCTTTGGACAACCGTCCGATCGGCGATGGGGCACCGGGCGCCAAGACGCGGCACATCATCACCCTGTTCCGCGAAGAAACCAAACATGGCGTGCCCATCGGGGCGGTGACCGTCTGA
- a CDS encoding VanW family protein, with product MKTGVRITLWCFLGLAATGGAALGILFATYDPQVVPGQYVGETELRGNRAAVRTQLAAWWSDFSNRKVKLSHKQLGETPFETTLAEIGEEFDPREFNPKYREFIPNLLGDYDRQPPTKTELRPQLAGKPARLDEAKSYFAAHKPEIGPAKAVFKDGKVQLDYESTSIDFDSEMLATAVAMAAWNGGSGEFPVKEGDKKVPDKELEKIRVVMSEFKTSFSAGNVSRSSNIRLAARLIDGTVLMPGETFSFNGFLGQRTTAKGFKVAGVYVSGRHDIDVGGGICQVSTTLYNASIRSALKIQERSPHSLPVPYVPLGQDAAVSYPNPDLKLTNPYDFPIALSATPETSTITFRILGAEKPQFTYKFQSSLISSWSRGEKVVHDPSLGYGVRKVVDHGGSGRKVRTWRITYEGGKEVKREVLGDSTYSGGPRIVAVNTKARPVAPKPDSPEPVETPPADAGN from the coding sequence ATGAAGACGGGAGTGCGCATAACCCTATGGTGTTTTTTGGGTCTGGCCGCCACGGGCGGCGCGGCACTCGGCATCCTTTTTGCAACTTATGACCCCCAGGTTGTGCCTGGGCAGTATGTCGGGGAAACCGAATTGCGCGGAAACCGGGCCGCAGTCCGGACGCAACTGGCGGCGTGGTGGAGTGATTTTTCAAACCGGAAAGTCAAACTCAGCCACAAACAACTGGGCGAAACGCCATTTGAGACGACTCTTGCTGAAATCGGGGAAGAGTTCGACCCACGGGAGTTCAATCCCAAATATCGGGAGTTCATCCCCAACTTGCTGGGGGATTATGACCGCCAGCCGCCAACCAAAACCGAACTGCGCCCGCAGCTCGCCGGAAAGCCGGCCCGATTAGACGAAGCAAAATCTTACTTTGCCGCCCACAAGCCAGAAATTGGGCCCGCCAAAGCCGTTTTCAAGGACGGGAAAGTCCAGCTCGATTATGAATCCACCTCCATCGATTTTGATTCGGAAATGTTGGCGACTGCCGTTGCCATGGCCGCTTGGAACGGCGGCAGCGGCGAGTTCCCGGTAAAAGAAGGGGACAAAAAGGTTCCGGACAAAGAACTGGAAAAAATCAGGGTCGTCATGTCCGAATTCAAAACGTCGTTCAGTGCCGGCAACGTTTCCCGGTCGTCCAACATCCGGCTTGCGGCCCGGCTGATCGATGGAACCGTCCTCATGCCGGGAGAGACATTTAGCTTCAACGGTTTTTTGGGCCAACGGACGACGGCTAAGGGGTTCAAAGTCGCCGGTGTTTATGTTTCGGGGAGGCACGACATCGATGTCGGTGGCGGCATTTGCCAGGTGAGCACGACCTTGTACAACGCGTCGATCCGATCGGCACTCAAAATACAAGAGCGATCCCCCCACTCCTTGCCGGTGCCTTATGTCCCCCTGGGGCAAGATGCCGCGGTCAGCTACCCCAACCCGGATCTCAAGTTGACCAACCCGTATGACTTCCCGATCGCCCTTTCGGCCACACCCGAGACGTCCACCATCACATTCCGAATCCTTGGTGCCGAAAAGCCGCAATTCACTTACAAGTTTCAGTCCAGCCTAATTTCCAGCTGGTCGCGCGGAGAAAAGGTTGTCCATGACCCATCTTTGGGATACGGGGTGCGCAAGGTTGTGGATCACGGCGGTTCTGGCCGCAAAGTGAGGACATGGCGGATCACCTACGAAGGCGGCAAAGAAGTCAAACGCGAGGTGCTAGGAGACAGCACGTACTCCGGTGGGCCCCGCATTGTGGCGGTGAACACAAAAGCCAGGCCGGTTGCCCCCAAACCGGATTCGCCTGAACCCGTGGAAACGCCCCCAGCCGATGCCGGCAATTAG